Proteins encoded by one window of Electrophorus electricus isolate fEleEle1 chromosome 17, fEleEle1.pri, whole genome shotgun sequence:
- the nrarpa gene encoding notch-regulated ankyrin repeat-containing protein A, with protein sequence MSQADISTCSAPQRVFQEAVKKGNTKELHSLLQNMTNCEFNVNSFGPEGQTALHQSVIDGNLELVKLLVKFGADIRLANREGWSALHIAAFGGHQDIVLYLITKAKYSSGAR encoded by the coding sequence ATGAGCCAGGCGGATATATCAACCTGCTCCGCGCCTCAGAGAGTATTCCAAGAGGCGGTGAAGAAAGGCAACACTAAAGAACTCCATTCACTGCTACAGAACATGACAAACTGCGAATTCAACGTCAACTCTTTCGGGCCAGAGGGACAGACGGCGTTGCATCAGTCGGTCATAGACGGAAATCTAGAACTTGTTAAACTGCTGGTGAAGTTCGGTGCAGACATTCGACTGGCCAACAGGGAAGGTTGGAGTGCGCTACACATCGCGGCTTTTGGAGGACACCAAGACATTGTCTTATACCTCATCACCAAGGCCAAGTACTCCTCTGGCGCCAGGTGA